The following proteins come from a genomic window of Camelina sativa cultivar DH55 unplaced genomic scaffold, Cs unpScaffold00566, whole genome shotgun sequence:
- the LOC104773537 gene encoding uncharacterized protein LOC104773537, with protein MKNKVSLMKSILLFLSLSELANSKFHGNPAHEMVSILNRNRTSPKLTNLNENPGLGCMALQYVEFCEGNCNVNNTLGCEPPEDDFTQVFAPNCGVELPTFGAITGHILGCSSKYVAPEVAFSDILFRDNKTLSVLRNRSHTEVGVGVARLHKGTFFWCLLFSDGGTNSSFALEDNGRGIKQRRGCYSGSAFPCSNAHMICMRLLNSFLGILLSSSCLFKQHLTS; from the exons ATGAAGAACAAAGTTAGTCTTATGAAGTCGATTTTACTGTTTCTCTCACTCTCAGAGCTAGCTAACTCCAAATTTCACG GAAATCCAGCTCATGAAATGGTGAGCATCTTGAACCGGAACAGAACATCCCCAAAACTCACCAACCTAAATGAGAATCCTGGCCTTGGTTGCATGGCCCTCCAGTATGTTGAGTTCTGCGAGGGGAATTGCAATGTCAACAACACTCTCGGCTGCGAACCCCCTGAAGACGACTTCACTCAGGTTTTTGCCCCAAACTGTGGTGTAGAACTTCCCACTTTTGGAGCCATAACAGGCCATATCCTCGGCTGCAGCTCTAAGTATGTAGCACCAGAAGTCGCTTTCTCAGACATTCTCTTTAGAGATAACAAAACCTTGTCGGTGCTTAGAAATAGGTCGCATACCGAGGTTGGAGTGGGAGTGGCTAGGTTGCATAAAGGTACCTTCTTTTGGTGCCTTCTCTTTAGCGATGGTGGGACAAACTCCTCCTTTGCTCTGGAAGATAACGGCCGGGGCATCAAACAAAGAAGAGGCTGCTACAGCGGAAGTGCTTTTCCTTGTAGCAATGCACACATGATTTGCATGCGCCTTCTCAACAGCTTTCTGGGAATTCTCTTGTCTTCCTCCTGTCTATTTAAGCAACACCTTACGAGTTGA